A genomic window from Ascaphus truei isolate aAscTru1 chromosome 1, aAscTru1.hap1, whole genome shotgun sequence includes:
- the LOC142470689 gene encoding uncharacterized protein LOC142470689 — MTDNEQAGTPADSMHTELVSPDNSLADFEDVQSEGSRTLRNVSQDSCDGHIQFARPRTAESVRSDSDHQQQLKSLQEAEERLLKSNEERHRQLLCVHEKMVTEIKGVQKLINSTVAELRKHNTYMEAIVHCLLKQNDLHSSTVVTSFLPSTYVGTLEAHDVFQQNIEPQIETEAEIAAHQPATFISSDNIVTAPQNQSVPLAVHSDVTLLQTIGKETPYTSPMLESATPSSSVSCVHEQLCSSTLLCTETEGEKTKSSECIASVPAKLGKKSIRKKKNILCKVAGPLTRSQKKP; from the exons ATGACTGACAATGAACAAGCAGGAACACCAGCAGACAGCATGCACACAGAATTGGTGTCCCCCGATAACTCGCTTGCAGATTTTGAAG ACGTACAAAGTGAAGGGAGCAGGACACTAAGAAATGTGTCTCAGGACTCATGTGATGGTCACATACAATTTGCAAGGCCTAGAACGGCAGAAAGTGTCCGGAGTGACAGTGACCACCAGCAGCAACTGAAGTCCTTGCAAGAAGCAGAGGAACGTTTGCTGAAAAGCAACGAAGAAAGACATAGGCAACTACTGTGTGTGCATGAAAAAATGGTGACAGAAATAAAAGGTGTACAAAAACTGATAAATAGTACAGTTGCAGAGCTACGCAAACATAACACATATATGGAGGCAATTGTACACTGCTTACTTAAACAAAATGACCTCCACAGTTCAACagttgtcacatcctttttaccATCAACATATGTTGGTACTTTGGAGGCTCATGATGTGTTTCAACAGAACATTGAGCCACAAATAGAAACAGAAGCAGAAATTGCAGCACACCAGCCTGCAACATTTATTTCATCAGATAACATTGTTACAGCACCCCAAAATCAATCTGTCCCCTTAGCAGTGCACAGTGACGTAACTTTGTTACAAACCATAGGAAAGGAAACACCTTACACATCACCAATGTTAGAGAGCGCAACACCATCATCTTCAGTGTCATGCGTACATGAGCAATTATGTTCCAGCACACTGTTATGTACTGAAACTGAAGGAGAAAAAACAAAGAGCAGTGAGTGCATTGCCAGTGTGCCTGCAAAGCTAGGAAAAAAAAgtatcaggaaaaaaaaaaatatcctctgTAAAGTTGCAGGACCATTAACACGGTCACAGAAAAAGCCATAA